AGTTGGGAAGTTGCCGCTAACGGGGTTTGACGGCGCTGAGTTTTGGAAAGAAATCGTGGGCATGGTGCCAGTTGCTCCAACAACTTTCAAAACCAAATTCATTTGGGTTGCATTTGATGGTCCGTTTTGCTCGGTGGTTATTGGTTGCCATTGCAGTTCAGGATATGAGTTTCCTTCATCGATTCGCCAAATAGTGGCAAAATCCCAGCCTGCGTTGGTGAAAGTGCTTGCTTGCATCATTTCAGCAGTTGTTTTGCCGGTTCCTCCTTCGCTGCTGGATTGCCCAGAAGTTTCTGTATCCCAAAATGAATTTGTTACAGTGCCTGAATTTCGTCCTACCAGGCCGCCATAAGGGTTGATGGTGCCAGTAACAGCGCCAGTACTGTAGGAGTTTTCAACGGTTGAAGCCGAGCCATTTTGACCTACCAGTCCACCTACATAGCGAGATCCCTCAACAGTTGCTGTACTGTAGCAGTTTTCAACAGTAGCGCCATTGTAAGTGTACGCAGCGATGCCGCCAACTTGCTGTATGCCAGAGATTTCACCCGTGGCGTTACAACTCGAAACTTGTGAGTCGCTATTGTAGCCAACAATTCCTCCCGTGTAGTAAGATCCGGTGATAGATGCATTTCTTAATCCTAAATCTGTAATTTCAGCGCCATCTGTGTAGCCAAACAACCCGATGTTGTTGGTCGTCGAGCGATTGATAACCAACCCATAAATGGTGTGTCCGTTACCATCATAATGGCCTTTAAATGCTTTACTTGAAGAAGTGCCGATTGGAGAAAACCCGTTTCCGCCATCCCAGCCCGAAGTGGTCGATGCGTCGATGTCCGCAGTTTGTTGGTAATACACTGTTTTTCCCCACTTGCCTGAATTTTGGGAGAGCCAGTAAAGGTTGTTCAAAGTTGCAATTTCGTATGGGGAACTGGAAGATCCACTTCCTGAGGGCTGAACAGCGGTTTGTGCAAACGTCAAAGCGGCCCCCAAAAACATAAACGCAAGTAAAAGAGTAATTTTTTTCATATTTTCAAAGTAGATTTAGAGCACTGAAGATTGACAAATAACCTTATTATATATAAAACATTAGAAAATAACAGGCTATAAATAGTTTTTCAAAAGTTTTGTTGTTAAGTTTTTATTTATGTTAGGATGGCTACACGATATACTGTGGTAAAAAGCGAATCGTTTATTATTTTTAACGAAAAAAGTTGTAAAAAAAGGTGATTTCGTTTTATGTTTGGCATACAGCACTGAGAAAATGATTCTTTAGTTGCCTTTCCCTAAGGCAAAATTAATCAAGATTATTGAATGCGAACAAGCGCTTGGCGTCCAAAGGTTAAAGATCGACCGTTGCAGCACTCAAAAACTTTAAATAACAGTATGGAAAAGGTATTCGGATTTAAGGCGAATAAAAATACTCTGCTAATGCTTGTAGCTTTTGTGTTTTCAATGCTGGCGCGTCCAGTGTTTGCGCAAAATGCTAAGGTGTTCTCTGAAGGAGGAAATGCGAAGCAAGATTCGTTATACTATTCCCCAGCAGATTATGTGACGCCTATTGTTCCTCTTGATAGTACGTTTTATGTAGAGCCAATAAAAAAAAGCGCCAGCAAAAGTACTCTTGGAAAAACAATGGCGGATATTACCTGGACAGGTGCTGGTGACGGAGTAAGCTGGAATGAAGGGGCTAACTGGGAAGGTGCTGTCCCGACAAGCTCTGACAACGTGATTATTCCGAACGGCGCAAATGTTCAGCTTATCGACGGTAGCAACGGCGTTTGTAACACTTTGACCATTGAGAATGGCGGTTCTTTAACCGTTGGCTCTAAGACATTAACGGTTACGGGCGATGTAGATATTCAATCAGGTGGTTCTTTGAGCAACTCAGGAACCATTACCCTTGGGGGAAATTGGCTAAATAGCGGCACGTTATTTTCCAACACGGGTTCTGTTGTTCAGTTTACCTCAACTGGGGATCAAACCATTGAAGCTTCCAGCTTTTATGATTTGCATCTTTATGGTACAAGTGGTACCAAAACCGCTTTGGGCGATTTAGACATCAATGGTGATTTGCGAATATATCAGGGTGTCAGCTTTGACCCAGGCTCTCACGATATATACATTGCTGAAAGTTTTGAGAATGACGGTACACTTATTCTCGGTACGGGAACTTTCATATTTGATGGTACGGTATGGCAACAAATTTATAGTAACCAAGCTGGTTACGCCCCAGGCACGTGGAATTTTAATGATATTGAAGTTACGGGTAATGCAGGGGGAATCGCTATTTATGATACCTTGTCTATAAATGGAGACGTCACCGTTGGGAGTAGTGAATATATATGGCTCATTCACTATGCGCTAACTAATACGACGAGTGAAGGAATCATGAATGGCAATGGTGGTTCGCTAACCTTTGCAGCGAATTCATACATTGTTGTGCGTACCCAAATGGCAAATGGAGCAGGTGGCGCAGATGATAACTTCCCCAATAACTTCAATACCATTTCCTTTGCGACAGGGGATAACGCTGCGCTCTGCTATTATCGTACAACTGACGCAAGTCACAATCAAATAATCCGAACCCATGATGCGAATGGAGATCAAATCGCATATGGGCGCTTGCGTTTGGATGTGGACGATCATGATCCCTCTTACAGTTCAATAAAATCGCTTGATGGTGATTTAAATGTAGATCAGTATATCTATATCGATTCGGAAGTGACTTTTGATGTAACCGCGTCAAACTATAGCATTAACGTTTGGGGAAATTGGCAGAATGATGGTGTTTTTGACGCCCAGGGTGGAACAGTCACATTCGATGGAGATTACCAATATATTCAAGGCGATAATACAACCACGTTTAACAACCTCGTATTTTCCGGCGATTATGGAAAAATATTACAGGTAGGCACCGAAGTTTCTGGTAATTGTACCGTCTCTTCAGGGGTTCAATATCTAAACCTTCAAACATACACACTAACAGGATCTGGCGCTTCTTCAACCCTCACATTAAATGATGAGGTGCTTCTTTATGTAAGGGATCAATACAATTTTCCTGATTTTCCTAATTATTCTTTTACTGCATTATCTGAGGTTCGATATGATCGAAGTGGCGACCAGCAAATTAAAACAGGTATTACGTATGGTGGTCTGTACTTAGGCAATGGTGGCGGTAAGGACTTTGATGCTTCTACTGATAATTTGACTGTTAAAGGTGATTTGACGATTGCAAGTGGCACAACGCTGGGTATATATATGCCTAGCAGCGCTGCAAATTTTACCTTGACTTTAGAAGGTGATTACACAAATGCAGGTACGGTACAGGATTATGCTACTAATACAACTTTTGTATTGTCCGGATCTGATGACGCTTCTTTTAATCCAGGCGGTGACGGCAGCGGGCAGATTATCAATAATTTGACGGTTAGTAAATCGTCATCAGCGACGGTGACTTTAGACAATAACATCCGAATTGATGGCGATTTCTTACTCAGCTCAGGTACATTTGGCATGGCCGCCTATAACCGAAATGTTACGGTTAATGGAAACTGGACGACAAATTTAGGTGCTGAATTCGATCATGGAACAGGGACTGTGTACTTTACTGGAAATGGGCAAGTCATCACGGCAAATGGCGATGGTGATTTCTGGAATGTTGATTTATCTGGCGGTACAAAATCGTTTGGTTCAGATGTTGATATCAATAATAATTTGATCATTGAATCAGATGGTAGCCTTGACTTGAATACCGGTAACTTGTATTTGGGCGGTAGCTTTAATAACAACAATGGAGGCTCGTTCGATGCGAGCAACCAAACAGTTGTGTTAGACGGTTCTTCCAATATGAACTTCTACATCGGACCCAACGATAGCTTGTGGAATTTGACGGTAAACAAGTCAGGGGGCGCGTATGTCAATTATGATGAGCATGACCTAAAAATAGGTGGGAATTTTTCACTTCTAAGTGGTGAAATGAATCGTGGCTATAATAGTTCTACCAGCCAGTATACTGACATAATTATATATGGAAACTGGAGTCGCACAGGTGGTACTTTTCTCTCGAATGCCACAGATACTGTTTTCTTTATGGGGGCAACGCAGAGCATCGCTGGATTAGGAACAGATGACTTTGCCAACATTTGGTTTGGTGGTGGCGGTACGAAAACGATTACGGCTAACGTGGATGCCGATCGCAGCATCAATATTGAATCTGGTACAACAGTTGCAGTCTCTGGTACAAAAACGCTAAAAGTGGGCAGAGATTTTATCAATGATGGAACATTTACATGTAATCAATCTACCCTTGTATTTGAGGAATATGCAGGATGGAATCCGGTATATCTGAAAACAAATGGCTCTTCTCTTTACAATCTTACACTGAATATGTATGGTAGTGGTTACAGGGTTGATTTGAGCGATGATTTGGATGTTAATAATAACATCAAAATTACGCAAGGTACACTTGATGTCACTACTGCTGGTAATTATGACATAAATTGCGGTGGCTCGTGGACAGTTGGGACAAACGGGGCATTTAATGAACGAAGTGGAATTGTAACTTTTGATGGAACATCAACCTCCAAAACGATCACAACCAACGGCGATAATTTCTATCGTTTGGTATTTAATGCAAGTAATTCTGTTTATTCTTTGAATGATAATCTCGCCACAACAGAAGATGTGTTGGTTCAGAACGGCACGTTAAACCTAAATGGAAACAGTTTGCTGGTTGGAAACGGCTCTGGCGATAGCCTTGTCGTGAGTGATACGATCATTGTAAATGAAAATGCAATGCTTCGCATGGCAAGTGGTTCGCAGATATCGGTGGCAAGTGGAGGATACATGCAAGTTGCAGGTGCTGTGTCAAATCCGGCAACTGTTACCAATCAGGGAAGTGGACGATATGCCTTTGATATACAAAGTGGTGGTACTATTGCTGCTGAGTACTATACCTTTGAATTTATGGATACGGACGGCTTAAATGTAATGAATGGCGCGCTCGTAGATGCCACGATGAATTTTTCAAATGGTGTCTTTACAAATGGAGCAAGTGCAGGTACTTTCCTGACTTTAGAGAATAATCAAGCGATTGGAACGGTAACAGGCGTCTCTTTTCCAACCAATCCTGGCGGAACGGGTGTCAGCAACGTGAAAAAGACCGTGAACCAGGGATCAATAACGTTTCAAAACGCATCAGGCGCATTTCAAGGTGAAAGTTATGATAATGATACTTATAATCTAATTAATTGGACATATACCAGTACATTATGGACATGGACAGGTTCGGTTTCAACAAATTGGGATACACCAGGTAACTGGGATCTGGGGACTATTCCTACAAGTTCAGGCCGTGTCACAATTCCTAATACTACGAACAAACCTGTTATCACATCAACTTCCGATAGTTGTTATCACTTAACCATTGCCTCAGGGGCTACTTTAACCCTTGGTGATGCGTCTAACGTCGGAAAGTTGGTTGCGACTGGTGATGTGACGATTCAAGGAACGCTCACTTTTGCTCATACCGACGATACTTTGAAAGTTGAGGGCAACTGGTCTAATTCAGGCACATTTACCCATAATAATTACGGTGCGGTTGTATTCACCGGCTCAGGTGAACAAAGTATCTATTCGAGTGGTACAGGAAAATCATTTAGTTATATCGTCATTGAAAAAGAAGGTGGGCAAGCAGTGCTTGCATCCGCTTTGAATGTCAATAGAATGATTTCTCTTATTGATGGTACGTTAAATGTCAGCGCTGCTAACTATGCCATTACAGTCACTGGTTCTTGGTTAAAAGCTGACAGCGCATCGTTTAACGCTCAAAGCGGTACGGTGACCTTTAACCAAGCCGATTCGACAATCTACGGTTCTGGGACGGATGACTTTTATAATCTCGTCATTTCAGCAAATCCCGTCATTTTGGGTGGCTCTTTAGATATTAGTGGCGGCTTAACGATTAGTTCAGGGGCGGATTTGGACGCATCATCTACCAGTTACGGAATTACTATCCTTGGGAACTGGACTAATAATGGTGGAACATTTACGGCTCAGTCAGGAAACGTCATTTTTGGTGGCGTGTCTCAATCCATTACTGGTACTGGAACGACGACATTTTACAATTTGACTATCGAAAGTACGGTTACTTATCTGAGTGCCGACGCGAATGTTAGCAACACGTTTTCTCTTAATAGTGGGCGTTTCGAGTTAAACACCAGCACTTTAACAGGATCAGGCTCTGCCGATTTGTTTGTCATGAGCAGCAGTACTCAGCTCTATGTTGAGGATAATAATTTCCCAAGTGGCTTTGAAAATTTTTCATTAGACCAAACGAGTTATGTTCGCTATCGCTCATCAGGTGATGAGGATGTAGTTGGTCAAGATGCCAGTGGAAATCAAATCAGTTTTGGGTATTTGTACTTGGAGGTAGGCGGTACCAAAACGGCACAGGATGATTTAGATGTGAATGGCAGTCTTTACATTGCTGAAAATGTGACTTTTGACTTGAACTCAAAGGATGTGACTATCGAACTAAATTGGGATAACGACCAAGGCGGCTCGGTCACTAATACCGGAAGCAGCGGCACCGTAACTTTGGATAGAGACGATACACAGTACATTTATGCTAATACTACCACAGGTGATGCGTTTCCAAACTTGGTTTTTGCAGGAAGTGGTGCTAAAGTATTAGCGGGCAATATTTCTGTAACCGGCAATCTAACACTTAATACAGGTGTTAGTTACCTAAATTTGCAGACATACACTATTACCGGAACAGGGTCTTCTAATTCATTTAATCTTAGCTCCAATGTAACCCTTTATGTCAGAGGAGCAAATAACTTCCCGTCAGGGTTTGAGTCTTTTAATCTGGCGCAGAATAGTATTGTTCGTTATGATGCCAGCTTAGCTCAGGTTGTCACGACGCACGATGCAGATGGAGACCAGATTCAGTATGGATATATTTATTTCCAATACAATACCAAAACGCTCGATGGTGATTTAAATGTCCGAGATCAGTTTTATGTATATGGAAGTACCACCTTGGAAGTCACATCTGCTAACAATTACAATATTAGTATCGGTGGAAATTACTACAATTTGGGAACAATAAATTTCCATTCCAACACCGTTACTTTTGATGGTGGGGATGAGCAGATCGTGTATTCTTATGGGACAACATCAGCCAAAACGTTTAATAATCTGCGTATCAATAAACCGGGCGGTAGCACGCTAAGAATATATACGTATGATGTTAAGGTGAATGGTGATTTTACCTTTGATGCCGGCTTGTTGGCTAATCACGGGCGGACTCTTACTGTGGCTGGTAACTGGACATCAACCAGTTCAGCGACCATGGATGACCGAGCAGGGAATGTCACATTTACGGGTAGCAAGAAAGTTATTACTACTGGAGGCACAGCCGATTTTTATGATGTGAATTTTACCGGATCCGATACAACTTTTCTTGGTAGTGACATTGACGTATTACATGATCTTACCATCGGTAGTTCGGCAAAGTTGGATGTCACAGAGAATAACTACAAGATTGGCATTTTAGGGGATTACACCAACAATAACATCTTTGTTCCAAGAAATGGTCTGGTTGAGTTTTATGGAACAACAACTCAGTATATCAATACAGGTGGTGATGATACTGATGAGAATGCATTCTATGATCTGAAAATTAATAGGGAAAGTGGTTACGTTTATTTGAATGGTAATCTTTTTGTAAAGGGAAATATTGAGTTTGCGGGATCCACTTCAGCGGAAGCTCAATTCCGAATGGATGGAAATGATATAGAAGTTCAGGGATCGTGGTTAAATCCAAAAGCTGTTTATGTTGTCCCGAATAATGGAGATGAAACCGTAACATTTAGTGGCACTTCTAAAGATACCATCGAAACAGGTTATTTTTCTACCAGGCCTTCACGATTTGCTTATTTGGTAATTAACCACCAAGATTCCGTTATTCATATAGATGATATCCGCGTGGATCATGGTTATGAAGTTCAGCAAGGAAAAGTTTATCTGAATGGTCATAATTTCTACTTCGGTAGCACGTACGATGCAGATGAAAATTTCGCGCTTTCGTCCTCAAATGGTGTAGCGTTGTTTGATATCGGTGCTGGAGGTACGCTGAATATTCGCGGAGGCAATAACGTGAATATTGAAAGCAGCTCAACCGATACGAGTGTCTTTCGAATGGTGGGAACAGATGATAATGCAGCGGAAGTTACCTATTGGGGTAATCGCTACTACCGATTTAATGTAAATAGTGGTGGCCGCACCTATGCTCGTTATTATCGTTTCTCTGGTATGGATTCAAGTGGTGTGCGTATTGATGGCGGGGTAATTGCTGGAACGGGCGCTGATACAACAGAAGATTTTAGTAATGGCTACTTTAACTTAGGTCAGAATGCGGGACGCTATCTTTACATTGTCAATAATAGTCAGACGCTACAAATTGATAGTGTTGGTTTTGTAAATAGTCTTGGTGCAAGTGGTGCAAACGTTGAAAAATTAAACGATGCTGGTAGAATTACTTTCTACAATGCAACGGGTGAATATGCAGGTGAAGATTATGAACGAGATACACATTCACGTGTTGATTGGGCAACGGTTTTTACCGGCATTACTTGGACTGGAGCAAATGGAACAAATTGGCATGATGCTGGAAACTGGAGCCCAGCTCAAGTTCCGACATCAAGTGACGATGTTACAATTCCTAATGTGACAAATAGACCATTAATTAGTAATAATGATGCTGTATGTCGGAATCTAACAATTGAAGATGTCGCAGAACTACAGATTGGGAACAGCAAGGATCTTGATGTGAATGGTGGTATCCAAATTAACGGCACGCTGAAAATATTTGGTCAGGATTCTGTCTTTGTGAGTGGGGATTACCTGAATGCTGGAATTTTAAATGCGGGTCAAAGTACATTTATATTTGACGGCGATATTCAAAAAATCAATTCAGGTGGCATTACCAATAACTATGTGTTCTACAACATATATATAACAGATACTTCAAGTGTGCTCCTTGAAGATAATGTGCAGTTAAGTAATGATTTGACAATTGATGTGGAGTCCAGTTTAGACGTAGATGTTGATCGCGCTATTTATGTTAAGGGTGATTGGAGCAACTCGGGTAGCTTGGTATACCATGAAGGAACGGTTACATTTAACGGTGAATCGGCTCAATCTATTTCAGGAAGCGGAACAAACGACTTCTATAATGTTTACTTTTCAGCTTCAGGGGTGAAATCCTTATCTGGGACAATTAATATCTATGGGAGTGTCCGCATAAACACAGGTGCTACTGTAAATGGCGGTAGCGCGACGGTCAACTGTAGTAGTAACTTTTACAACTATGGTTCCTTTGATGGTGGTAGTGGCACATTCAATTTCAATGGATCGGGCGGCGTCAATATTTATGGTGATAATATTCCAACATTTCATAACGTCCTTTTTTCCAACGGTGGTTATACAACACTTTATACCAGCATCAATGTTGATAGTCTCTTATTAGTGGAGGATGATGTCAACTACATCAACTTGCAAACCTACTCGATAAATGGTACGGGTTCAAATGATTCTCTTTTTCTCGGCGCTAGAGTAAGAATGTATGTTCGTGGATCGGATAACTTCCCTAAAAACTTCTCTGCTATAAAGTTAGCCGATAGTAGTTATGTTCGGTATGATGCTTCTATGACCCAAACCGTTCGTACGAAAACATCGGGCGGTGATCCGTTCTATTATGGATATTTAGAGTTAATGCATATCAGTACAGGTAGCCGCAAGGTGCTCGAAGGGGATTTATATACAAATAATGAGATTCAAATAAATGACCCAGATACTTTGGATATCACAAGCAATAATTATGATATCACTTGCGGAGGTCGCTTTGACCTGTATGGGTATATTTTAGCAGATTATGACACGGTGGCAAATACGCTTACCATGAATGATCAAGTCGACAATTATTTTACATCACCAGGCACTGGTTACGGAAAAGTTTTACATAATATCGTTTTTGATGCAGGCGATGGAAATACAATGATTTTTGCAGGTTCTGATGAATTGATATGTAATAACATTACGATCAATTCAGGCATGGTTAATCCAAATGGAAATAGAGAGATCACTCTGACCGGTAATTTCATTGTGAATGGAAATGGGGAGTTTTTGCCAAGCACATCTCATTTAATCTTTGCTGGCACAGGTGATTTAACTTTGAAAGCCAATGGCTCAACCCTCTATAAGGTCACATTGGATGGAAATGGGAAAACCGTATCGCTTGGCGATGAACTCAATATGAACAGTGATCTCATTATTAGTTCAGGTGACACGCTAACTTTAAATGGGCAAACCTTTAATTTTGGAAATGGCAGCGATGCGATTACAGTCAATGGTGTATTAGATGTAGATGAAGGTGCTCAACTGAGCATTTATAATACAGGTACATTACTTGTAAACTCTGGTGGTCGCTTGAACGTCCTTGGCGTTTCAGGTAATACGGCTCAGCTAAGTGGTGCAAATGGGTATTATTCTCTGGAAGTGCAAGGAACAATTGCTGCAAAATATTACATCTTTGAAGATATGAACCAGCAGGGCATATACATCAATGGTGGCACAATTGACACTACGAATAATTTCAGCTATGGTACATTCACAAATGGAGAATCAAATGGAAAATTCTTGCACATCAACAATAACACTCAGAGTCTGACGAGCGGAAAGAAAATTGTAGAGGTGCAATTTCCATCAAATCCAGGTGGAACATCATACAACGTTTATGTAGAGAACTCGGCTTCTGGCGCTTATGCGTTTGATGATGCGTCAGGTGTTTTTGCGGGTGTTTCTTATGAGTATGATCCTGATGACGTGGTAGAATGGACATATACAACGGTAACAAGGCAGTGGACAGGGTTAAAGAATAGCGACTGGCATACAGCGAATAACTGGTCGCCACAAGCTGTTCCAACCAGTGCAGAAAATGTAATTATTACCTCGAAAAGCAATTTACCGATTATTAGTAAAAGTAGTGCAGCGTGTAAAGATTTAACCATAAGCGGTGGAAGTCTAACTCTGAAAAATGGAGATACCTTAAGTATTTTGCGGGATATTACAATTGGTTCGGGTGCTTCATTTACCGTATCGTCTGATTCTGATGTCGTGAAAGTTCAAGGAACTTGGACGAATTCAGGGACTTTCAGAAACGGAAGTGGAACTGTGATATTTGAGGGAAGCAATTCTCAATCGCTTTCATCGGGAGGCATCAGCACAGGTAAACAATTTTATAACCTAACAATTAACAAAAGTGTATCAACAGCAGATCTAAATCTGGCTGATAACAATTTGTATGTTGCCAAAGACCTTGTTATTACTCAAGGGCGCTTAAACACAGGTAGTCAAGATATTTATGTGGGAGGGGATTGGCGAAATACAGGTGGAGACTTTAACGGTGGTACCAGCCAAGTTACTTTTGTTGGTAGCGAAGTGGATACCGTTTTGACCGGTGGCAGTACATTTTACGATCTTGCTATTAGTGCTTCAAGTGGCAGCGTTAGGGCTCTGGATAATGTGAGAGTGGAAAACGATCTCTACATCAACTCAGGAACTTTCTATGTGGATGACGATACATTATCAGTTGGTAGTGCATCG
Above is a window of Chloroherpeton thalassium ATCC 35110 DNA encoding:
- a CDS encoding GLUG motif-containing protein, with protein sequence MKKITLLLAFMFLGAALTFAQTAVQPSGSGSSSSPYEIATLNNLYWLSQNSGKWGKTVYYQQTADIDASTTSGWDGGNGFSPIGTSSSKAFKGHYDGNGHTIYGLVINRSTTNNIGLFGYTDGAEITDLGLRNASITGSYYTGGIVGYNSDSQVSSCNATGEISGIQQVGGIAAYTYNGATVENCYSTATVEGSRYVGGLVGQNGSASTVENSYSTGAVTGTINPYGGLVGRNSGTVTNSFWDTETSGQSSSEGGTGKTTAEMMQASTFTNAGWDFATIWRIDEGNSYPELQWQPITTEQNGPSNATQMNLVLKVVGATGTMPTISFQNSAPSNPVSGNFPTGIDHVSGYYWIIDASGLTSFNEASISVLIADLSGVYDETTLVWLKRSNAGDDWENIGGTITSGYLVSNSFTSFSEFAIGTTTGDNPLPVEIASFTGSSSASGVTLNWKTASETNNKGFTIYRNENAIASYSTNDALLGQGTKSSETSYTFIDSDVLLGETYTYTLVSEDISGDRYIYTTDVTVKVTETTTSETKAVEYELDQNYPNPFNPTTLINYSLKESGHVKLQVFDMLGRVVAVLVDGYQSAGSHNITFDASRIATSGMYFYRLETNNYTKVKKMMLLK